A window from Micromonospora profundi encodes these proteins:
- the gcvT gene encoding glycine cleavage system aminomethyltransferase GcvT: MTDVTSDAAATRLRRSPLHERHTAAGAKFAPFGGWEMPLEYAGGGVLKEHTAVRTAVGVFDVSHLGKARVTGPGAAEFVNACLSNDLGRIGPGRAQYTLCCDDATGGVVDDIIAYLYADDHVFLIPNAANTAEVVRRLRAAAPAQVTVTDEHEAYAVLAVQGPRSAELLAALGLPTEHGYMSFSAATLADVELTVCRTGYTGELGYELVVPADDAVTVWDALFAAGAAFDLRACGLAARDTLRTEMGYPLHGQDLSLDITPVQARSGWAVGWDKPAFWGRDALLAEKAAGPRRTLRGLVAVDRAIPRPGMTLHVGDEQVGEVTSGTFSPTRKQGIALALLDTDANLAEGDVIEINIRNRRAPVTITKPPFVNPSVR; encoded by the coding sequence ATGACCGACGTGACCTCCGACGCCGCCGCGACCCGGCTGCGCCGATCCCCGCTGCACGAGCGGCACACCGCCGCCGGCGCCAAGTTCGCCCCCTTCGGGGGCTGGGAAATGCCACTGGAGTACGCCGGTGGCGGGGTGCTCAAGGAGCACACGGCGGTGCGTACCGCGGTGGGGGTCTTCGACGTGTCGCACCTGGGGAAGGCCCGGGTGACAGGCCCCGGCGCGGCCGAGTTCGTCAACGCCTGCCTCAGCAACGACCTCGGCCGGATCGGGCCGGGCCGGGCGCAGTACACGCTCTGCTGCGACGACGCCACTGGCGGCGTGGTGGACGACATCATCGCCTACCTGTACGCCGACGACCACGTCTTCCTCATCCCGAACGCCGCGAACACCGCCGAGGTGGTGCGCCGGTTGCGCGCCGCCGCGCCTGCTCAGGTCACCGTCACCGACGAGCACGAGGCGTACGCGGTGCTTGCCGTGCAGGGCCCCCGCTCTGCCGAGCTGCTGGCAGCCCTCGGCCTGCCCACCGAGCACGGCTACATGAGCTTCTCCGCCGCCACACTTGCCGACGTGGAACTGACCGTCTGTCGTACCGGCTACACGGGCGAGCTGGGCTACGAGCTGGTGGTGCCGGCGGACGACGCCGTGACCGTCTGGGACGCGCTGTTCGCCGCCGGTGCGGCCTTCGACCTGCGTGCCTGCGGACTTGCCGCTCGGGACACGCTGCGCACCGAGATGGGCTACCCACTGCACGGGCAGGACCTCTCGCTGGACATCACCCCGGTACAGGCACGCTCAGGCTGGGCGGTGGGCTGGGACAAGCCGGCGTTCTGGGGTCGCGACGCGCTGCTCGCCGAGAAGGCCGCCGGCCCCCGGCGTACGCTGCGCGGCCTAGTGGCCGTCGACAGGGCCATCCCGCGCCCCGGGATGACCCTGCACGTCGGTGACGAGCAGGTGGGCGAGGTAACCAGCGGCACCTTCAGCCCGACGCGGAAGCAGGGCATCGCGCTGGCCCTGCTGGACACCGACGCGAACCTCGCCGAAGGCGACGTGATCGAGATCAACATCCGCAACCGCCGCGCCCCGGTAACGATCACCAAGCCGCCCTTCGTGAACCCCTCAGTGAGGTAG
- a CDS encoding DUF2314 domain-containing protein — MLITDDFLPVPVPESLSATYLVPMTGLPKVSAKTAVAALTGRLAEPVHGLARQMLDSPLMSVDTRPITEFPELPPDLLTAFGATEAQLARLAAATHLVVVQAEYRPGWPPAHEWAARAVAAAVAESVDSDVVDVFGLQFLDPATALRSLPDEHGRIRLVDWVLVPYSSDTEGLWFTTKGLRRFGLLELQTQGVPDHLTRAWGAVLTGAARRLLRDWTDGLSGAEVPAFVQLPVLATVTGHDIAVAYGNPEQHGATAPVLLRLELDPATDPEADSFLSLRPPAGHPGPDGRYYAAACATLFAGIQPDVRYARSGDAMSRAVATARAALGDARARYVAGQLPPESQLVVKYGLPGDDGPEYVWAGVTSWETPERIVGVSASDAATDPAVKIGAPVVIEATDVVDWAVLNATGVIEGGWTQAVLDSGEAPKTP, encoded by the coding sequence ATGCTCATCACTGACGACTTCCTGCCCGTACCGGTACCGGAGTCGCTCAGCGCGACCTATCTGGTGCCGATGACAGGGCTGCCGAAGGTCAGCGCAAAGACCGCGGTCGCCGCGCTGACCGGACGGCTGGCCGAGCCGGTGCACGGCCTCGCCCGGCAGATGCTGGACAGCCCGCTGATGAGCGTGGACACCCGGCCGATCACCGAGTTCCCCGAGCTGCCGCCCGATCTGCTCACCGCGTTCGGCGCCACCGAGGCGCAGCTCGCCCGACTGGCCGCGGCGACACATCTGGTGGTGGTGCAGGCCGAATACCGGCCGGGCTGGCCACCGGCGCACGAGTGGGCGGCGCGGGCGGTCGCGGCTGCCGTTGCGGAATCCGTCGACAGCGACGTGGTGGACGTCTTCGGCCTCCAGTTCCTCGACCCGGCGACCGCGCTGCGCTCGCTCCCCGACGAGCACGGCCGGATCCGGCTCGTCGACTGGGTGCTGGTGCCGTACTCCTCGGACACCGAGGGGCTCTGGTTCACCACGAAAGGGCTGCGCCGTTTCGGGCTGCTGGAGTTGCAGACCCAGGGCGTGCCCGACCATCTCACCCGCGCCTGGGGTGCGGTGCTGACCGGGGCTGCCCGGCGGCTGCTTCGGGACTGGACCGACGGCCTGTCCGGCGCGGAGGTGCCCGCGTTCGTACAGCTCCCGGTGCTGGCGACGGTGACCGGGCACGACATCGCCGTGGCGTACGGCAATCCGGAGCAGCACGGCGCTACCGCGCCGGTGCTGCTGCGCCTGGAGCTGGATCCGGCGACCGACCCGGAGGCCGACTCGTTCCTGAGCCTGCGCCCGCCGGCCGGGCATCCCGGTCCCGACGGGCGTTACTACGCCGCCGCCTGCGCGACGCTGTTCGCCGGGATCCAGCCGGACGTGCGGTACGCCCGCTCCGGCGACGCGATGAGCCGGGCGGTCGCCACCGCCCGAGCGGCGTTGGGTGATGCCCGCGCCCGGTACGTCGCCGGGCAGTTGCCGCCGGAGTCGCAGCTCGTGGTCAAGTACGGGCTGCCCGGCGACGACGGACCGGAGTACGTCTGGGCCGGCGTCACCTCGTGGGAGACGCCGGAGCGGATAGTCGGCGTGAGCGCCAGCGACGCCGCCACGGACCCGGCAGTCAAGATCGGAGCCCCAGTGGTGATCGAGGCGACCGACGTAGTCGACTGGGCAGTCCTGAACGCGACAGGCGTGATCGAAGGCGGCTGGACCCAGGCGGTGCTGGACTCCGGCGAGGCCCCCAAAACCCCCTAA
- a CDS encoding adenosylcobinamide-GDP ribazoletransferase: MPADSRLLAGARLAVTTFSTLPVRAGRIDRTVAGTAMALAPAVGALLGALLAGVLLLVGALAPALVAAGVTVGAAALLTRGLHLDGLADTVDALGSYRRGAAALEIMKKPDVGPFGVVALVVVLLVQAAALAELAGRSWPACLAAVVAATAAGRLGVTVACRRGVPAARPDGLGALVAGTVGPVALTVGAVAVALLAVPAVPGRPWQGPLAVVAALAVTVPLLTHVVRRLGGITGDVLGATVEVVTTLVYLGVVLSG; this comes from the coding sequence GTGCCGGCTGACTCGCGGCTCCTCGCGGGAGCCCGGCTGGCGGTCACCACCTTCAGCACGCTGCCGGTACGCGCCGGACGGATCGACCGCACGGTGGCGGGCACCGCCATGGCGCTCGCCCCGGCCGTCGGCGCGCTGCTCGGCGCGCTGCTGGCAGGTGTCCTGCTGCTGGTCGGCGCTCTCGCCCCGGCGCTTGTGGCAGCCGGTGTGACTGTGGGGGCCGCCGCCCTGCTGACCCGAGGGCTGCACCTGGACGGGCTGGCCGACACGGTGGACGCCCTCGGCTCGTACCGGCGGGGTGCCGCCGCCCTGGAAATCATGAAGAAGCCGGACGTCGGGCCGTTCGGCGTGGTGGCCCTTGTGGTCGTACTCCTGGTGCAGGCCGCGGCGCTCGCCGAGCTTGCCGGCCGGTCCTGGCCGGCGTGCCTCGCGGCGGTGGTCGCCGCAACCGCCGCCGGGCGGCTCGGCGTGACGGTGGCCTGCCGGCGGGGGGTTCCGGCCGCCCGTCCGGACGGGCTGGGCGCCCTGGTGGCCGGCACGGTCGGCCCTGTGGCGCTGACCGTCGGCGCGGTCGCCGTCGCGCTGCTGGCGGTGCCTGCGGTGCCGGGCCGTCCGTGGCAGGGGCCGCTGGCCGTCGTTGCCGCACTCGCCGTCACGGTGCCGCTGCTGACCCACGTGGTACGCCGGCTCGGCGGGATCACCGGCGACGTGCTCGGCGCGACAGTCGAGGTGGTCACCACGCTTGTCTACCTGGGTGTGGTGCTGTCCGGCTGA
- a CDS encoding site-2 protease family protein: MGYDRPGGDGLVLGVPKAAFRPSPVFLGLVALFAVSGALTWNGVGNVRFNVFVFVVTGWLVSLCLHEYAHAVVAYRAGDRDIAHRGYLTLNPFKYTHPLLSIVLPVVVVLLGGIGLPGGAVWVDRHSIPGRLRHTLVSLAGPATNVLFTLVLVAAVRFGTQSGGPVEFWAAVALLGFLQLTASVLNLLPVPGLDGGNMIQPWLNPQWRKMYDLFAPYGFILLFALLWNPRIGGWFFDAVFAVGDLLGLPSWLYATGLDLIRFWQG, from the coding sequence ATGGGTTACGACCGGCCGGGCGGTGACGGGCTGGTGCTCGGCGTGCCCAAGGCGGCATTCCGGCCCAGCCCGGTCTTCCTCGGCCTGGTCGCCCTCTTCGCGGTCAGCGGCGCCCTGACCTGGAACGGGGTGGGCAATGTCCGGTTCAACGTGTTCGTCTTCGTGGTCACCGGCTGGCTGGTCTCGCTCTGCCTGCACGAGTACGCCCACGCGGTGGTCGCGTACCGGGCCGGCGACCGGGACATCGCCCACCGGGGCTATCTGACGCTCAACCCGTTCAAGTACACGCACCCGCTGCTGTCGATCGTGCTGCCCGTGGTGGTGGTGCTGCTCGGCGGCATCGGCCTGCCCGGCGGCGCGGTGTGGGTGGACCGGCACTCCATCCCGGGTCGGCTGCGGCACACACTGGTCAGCCTCGCCGGCCCGGCCACGAACGTGCTGTTCACGCTGGTGTTGGTGGCCGCTGTGCGCTTCGGCACCCAGTCGGGCGGCCCTGTGGAGTTCTGGGCCGCTGTCGCGCTGCTGGGCTTCCTGCAACTCACCGCGAGCGTGCTGAACCTGCTGCCGGTGCCCGGCCTGGACGGCGGCAACATGATCCAGCCGTGGCTCAACCCGCAGTGGCGCAAGATGTACGACCTGTTCGCCCCGTACGGCTTCATCCTGCTCTTCGCGCTGCTGTGGAACCCGCGCATCGGAGGCTGGTTCTTCGATGCCGTCTTCGCCGTCGGCGACCTGCTCGGTCTGCCGTCGTGGCTCTACGCCACAGGCCTCGACCTGATCCGCTTCTGGCAGGGCTGA
- a CDS encoding leucyl aminopeptidase, whose protein sequence is MTSPRTTTLSLVDTDPAELAVDAIVIGVHSQTGEQGATSGLAGTLLLASGAESIAAAFDGKLTATLALLGATGAPGEVIKLATLGTVTAPLVAAVGLGPEPSGAAPAPEALRRAAGSAIRAVAGAAKVALAMPLPDDADAPAALRAVAEGALLGGYRFAGYKTRPQPTRREPVAEVLIAVPDAADAGAEAEITRAQAVAGAVRLSRDWVNTAPNELRPPSFADAVAGAAREAGLDVEVLDEAALAAGGYGGIVAVGQGSEAPPRLVKLTYTPQGGGNGKRVALVGKGITFDTGGISIKPAQGMWEMKSDMAGAAAVGAAMLAIAALKPAVAVSAYLPMAENMPSGSSYRPGDVISMYNGKKVEVLNTDAEGRMVLGDAIARACEDGTDYLFETSTLTGGQVIALGKRMAGVMGTPELCERVRTVGDAVGEPAWPMPLPDDVRKGMESDVADISQVNAGMDRAGHMLQGGVFLREFVADGVAWAHIDIAGPGYHSGEPTGYWTKGGTGVPVRTLVQLVEDVAANG, encoded by the coding sequence GTGACATCCCCCCGTACGACCACCCTGAGCCTGGTCGACACCGACCCGGCGGAGCTCGCCGTCGACGCGATCGTGATCGGCGTGCACAGCCAGACCGGAGAGCAGGGCGCCACCAGCGGCCTCGCCGGCACCCTGCTGCTCGCCAGCGGCGCGGAGAGCATCGCCGCCGCTTTCGACGGCAAGCTGACCGCGACGTTGGCGCTGCTCGGCGCGACCGGCGCCCCCGGGGAGGTGATCAAGCTGGCGACGCTGGGCACTGTCACCGCCCCGCTGGTCGCCGCCGTCGGGCTGGGTCCGGAGCCGTCGGGTGCCGCACCGGCGCCGGAGGCGCTGCGCCGCGCGGCCGGCTCGGCGATCCGGGCCGTGGCCGGTGCCGCGAAGGTGGCGCTCGCCATGCCGCTGCCGGACGACGCGGACGCGCCGGCTGCGCTGCGCGCTGTCGCCGAGGGGGCGTTGCTCGGCGGGTACCGGTTCGCCGGTTACAAGACCCGGCCGCAGCCGACCCGGCGGGAGCCGGTGGCCGAGGTGCTCATCGCCGTGCCGGACGCCGCTGACGCGGGCGCCGAGGCGGAGATCACCCGGGCGCAGGCGGTGGCCGGCGCGGTCCGGCTCAGCCGGGACTGGGTGAACACCGCCCCCAACGAGTTGCGTCCCCCGTCCTTCGCCGACGCGGTGGCCGGTGCCGCCCGGGAGGCGGGGCTCGACGTCGAGGTGCTCGACGAGGCGGCGCTCGCCGCTGGCGGGTACGGCGGCATCGTGGCGGTCGGGCAGGGTTCGGAGGCTCCCCCGCGGCTGGTGAAGCTCACCTACACCCCGCAGGGCGGCGGCAACGGCAAGCGTGTCGCGCTGGTCGGCAAGGGCATCACCTTCGACACTGGTGGCATCTCGATCAAGCCGGCGCAGGGCATGTGGGAGATGAAGTCCGACATGGCGGGCGCCGCCGCGGTGGGTGCCGCCATGCTGGCGATCGCCGCGCTGAAGCCGGCGGTGGCGGTCAGCGCCTACCTGCCGATGGCGGAGAACATGCCGTCGGGCAGCAGCTACCGGCCGGGTGACGTGATCAGCATGTACAACGGCAAGAAGGTGGAGGTGCTCAACACCGACGCCGAGGGCCGGATGGTGCTGGGTGACGCCATCGCCCGCGCGTGCGAGGACGGCACGGACTACCTGTTCGAGACGTCCACGCTGACCGGCGGCCAGGTGATCGCGCTGGGCAAGCGGATGGCCGGCGTGATGGGCACCCCGGAGCTGTGCGAGCGGGTCCGGACGGTGGGCGACGCGGTCGGCGAGCCGGCGTGGCCGATGCCGCTGCCGGACGACGTCCGCAAGGGCATGGAGTCCGACGTCGCGGACATCTCGCAGGTCAACGCGGGGATGGACCGGGCCGGGCACATGCTGCAGGGCGGCGTGTTCCTGCGGGAGTTCGTGGCCGACGGCGTGGCCTGGGCGCACATCGACATCGCCGGGCCGGGCTACCACTCGGGTGAGCCGACCGGCTACTGGACCAAGGGCGGCACTGGTGTGCCGGTCCGCACCCTGGTGCAGCTGGTCGAGGACGTCGCGGCCAACGGCTGA
- a CDS encoding aldo/keto reductase family protein → MEFRHLGRSGLMVSEVSYGNWITHGSQVEEDAAFACVRAALDAGITTFDTADVYAGTRAEDVLGRALQNERREGLEIFTKVYWPTGPGRNDRGLSRKHIMESINGSLRRLRTDYVDLYQAHRYDHSTPLEETMEAFADVVHSGKAHYIGVSEWTAAQLRAAHPLARELRIPLVSNQPQYSMLWRVIEAEVVPASEELGIGQIVWSPMGQGVLSGKYLPGQPPPAGSRATDEKSGASFISRFMRDDVLTRVQQLKPLAEQAGLSMAQLAVAWVLQNPNVSSAIIGASRPEQVQDNVKAAGVKLDAELLKAIDEIIDPITERDAAKTESPAQRP, encoded by the coding sequence ATGGAATTCCGACACCTGGGCCGTTCCGGCCTGATGGTCAGCGAGGTCTCGTACGGCAACTGGATAACCCACGGTTCACAGGTCGAGGAGGACGCCGCGTTCGCGTGCGTCCGGGCCGCCCTCGACGCGGGGATCACCACCTTCGACACCGCCGACGTGTACGCCGGCACCCGGGCCGAGGACGTGCTCGGCCGGGCGCTGCAGAACGAGCGTCGCGAGGGCCTGGAGATCTTCACCAAGGTCTACTGGCCGACCGGGCCGGGCCGCAACGACCGAGGTCTGTCCCGCAAGCACATCATGGAGTCGATCAACGGCTCGCTGCGTCGGCTGCGCACCGACTACGTGGACCTCTACCAGGCCCACCGGTACGACCACAGCACGCCGCTGGAAGAGACGATGGAGGCGTTCGCCGACGTCGTGCACTCCGGCAAGGCGCACTACATCGGCGTCTCCGAGTGGACGGCCGCGCAGCTGCGCGCCGCCCACCCGCTCGCCCGTGAGCTGCGCATCCCGCTGGTCTCCAACCAGCCGCAGTACTCGATGCTGTGGCGGGTCATCGAGGCCGAGGTCGTACCGGCCAGCGAGGAGCTGGGCATCGGGCAGATCGTCTGGTCGCCGATGGGGCAGGGTGTGCTCTCCGGCAAGTACCTGCCGGGGCAGCCGCCGCCGGCCGGTTCCCGGGCCACCGACGAGAAGTCCGGCGCGAGCTTCATCTCCCGGTTCATGCGCGACGACGTGCTGACCCGGGTGCAGCAGCTCAAGCCCCTCGCCGAGCAGGCCGGGCTGAGCATGGCCCAGCTCGCCGTGGCCTGGGTCCTCCAGAACCCGAACGTCTCCTCGGCGATCATCGGCGCGTCCCGCCCCGAGCAGGTGCAGGACAACGTCAAGGCGGCCGGGGTGAAGCTCGACGCCGAGCTGCTCAAGGCGATCGACGAGATCATCGACCCGATCACCGAGCGGGACGCGGCGAAGACCGAGTCCCCCGCCCAGCGGCCCTGA